The following proteins are encoded in a genomic region of Arachis stenosperma cultivar V10309 chromosome 4, arast.V10309.gnm1.PFL2, whole genome shotgun sequence:
- the LOC130975184 gene encoding uncharacterized protein LOC130975184 produces MRMIKDMKKKFRLNMLGLVETKKHVVTRFDVSRFWGNDSFGWEYVESDGASGGLLLMWDEMSFRMNNCYKGERWLCVEGIILKNNFNCAFFLIYGAHTREEKLVVWEELSYTAGLCQVPCCFMGDFNEIAHVEERKGNVNLSISAEEFKNWIQDMHLVDLPLNDRKFTWFRGRSCSRIDRVLVSLEWVEEFPEIRLRGGPRGLSDYCPMIVEDTSLRWGPRPFRNLDSWFTHEGFLRMVKEEWRGLGNIQFTEKLKALTAPLGRWHRDKFGDMDKKSLKFEEEIKKIDNMASNGVYDGTVEARRKALVTCCKKWYVRKELYWKQMSRSRLAKDMDKNTRYFHNVASTRRRNNRIDALVINEKLVRNQARIKIAIREFYKKLYYQEEAPIVGFRDGLVNIIDTEDAVALEVLPSTEEIKDAVWDCESSRAPGSDGYNMNFIKK; encoded by the coding sequence ATGAGAATGATAAAGGATATGAAGAAAAAATTTAGACTTAATATGTTAGGGTTGGTTGAAACTAAAAAGCATGTAGTGACTAGATTTGATGTCTCAAGGTTCTGGGGGAATGACAGTTTTGGGTGGGAATATGTTGAATCTGATGGTGCGTCAGGAGGATTGTTGTTAATGTGGGATGAAATGAGTTTTAGAATGAATAATTGTTATAAGGGGGAGAGGTGGCTATGCGTAGAAGGGATAATTTTGAAGAACAATTTCAATTGTGCCTTTTTCTTGATCTATGGTGCCCATACTAGAGAGGAAAAACTTGTTGTTTGGGAAGAGTTGAGCTATACAGCTGGATTATGTCAGGTACCTTGTTGCTTCATGGGTGACTTTAACGAGATTGCACATGTAGAAGAAAGGAAAGGTAATGTCAACTTGTCAATCTCTGCGGAAGAGTTTAAGAACTGGATACAAGATATGCATCTGGTGGACTTACCGCTTAATGACCGGAAGTTTACCTGGTTCAGAGGACGTTCTTGTAGCCGGATTGACAGAGTTCTGGTTAGTCTAGAATGGGTGGAGGAGTTCCCAGAGATTCGCTTGAGAGGGGGACCACGAGGCCTGTCAGATTATTGCCCTATGATAGTAGAAGATACTAGCTTGAGATGGGGGCCTAGGCCATTCCGGAATCTTGACTCCTGGTTTACACATGAAGGTTTTCTAAGAATGGTCAAGGAGGAATGGAGGGGATTAGGGAATATACAGTTTACAGAAAAATTGAAGGCCTTGACAGCTCCGCTGGGACGGTGGCACAGAGATAAATTCGGCGACATGGATAAGAAAAGTCTGAAGTTTGAGGAAGAGATAAAGAAGATAGACAACATGGCAAGCAATGGAGTATATGATGGAACAGTGGAGGCAAGAAGAAAGGCATTGGTGACGTGTTGTAAGAAGTGGTATGTAAGGAAGGAACTGTATTGGAAACAGATGTCACGATCCCGCCTCGCAAAGGACATGGACAAGAATACCAGATACTTCCACAACGTAGCTTCAACTAGAAGGAGGAATAACAGAATTGATGCGCTGGTAATTAATGAAAAGTTAGTCAGGAATCAAGCAAGAATAAAAATTGCTATCAGAGAGTTCTACAAGAAGTTATATTATCAGGAGGAGGCTCCTATAGTGGGTTTTAGAGATGGTCTGGTGAATATAATAGATACAGAAGATGCTGTAGCTCTGGAGGTTTTGCCATCGACTGAGGAGATCAAA